A genomic region of Runella rosea contains the following coding sequences:
- a CDS encoding FecR family protein — MKTQVTKETLYNYFSGRATVFQKQMIEDWAKDQQNRELFYEYLAIWEREHPQYVVDTDAALERHRLRMEPQNENRVETEEFIMVARRISSRFMMAASIAFLVLLGGWVFRENLLYKTHTTAYGQTRTLKLEDGSRVVLNANSSLKVPRFGFGHRTREVYLTGEANFSVTHTVNHQKFVVKTGQEFDVVVLGTEFVVNTRPAAAKVVLNKGKVQLRYQEGNAQKQLTMKPGDLVTMEAGGKARLRQIAKPQNYAAWQEHRFVFEETTLKEVAQLFEDNFGIPVEIPETELAQWTLSGSFTANNAEELLETLTEAANLSYRKEENKIIITTNP, encoded by the coding sequence ATGAAAACGCAAGTGACCAAAGAAACGCTGTACAATTATTTCTCCGGAAGGGCAACTGTCTTTCAGAAGCAGATGATTGAGGATTGGGCGAAAGACCAGCAAAACCGTGAGTTATTTTATGAGTATTTGGCGATATGGGAACGCGAACATCCGCAATACGTCGTGGACACTGATGCGGCGTTGGAGCGCCATCGGCTGCGGATGGAGCCACAAAATGAGAACAGAGTAGAAACCGAAGAATTCATTATGGTGGCGCGGCGTATTTCATCCCGTTTTATGATGGCGGCCTCCATTGCTTTTCTGGTACTGCTGGGCGGTTGGGTATTTAGAGAAAACCTTTTGTACAAAACCCATACCACCGCTTACGGCCAAACCCGCACGCTGAAGTTGGAAGATGGCAGTCGGGTGGTTTTGAACGCCAACTCATCGCTCAAAGTGCCACGTTTTGGGTTCGGGCACCGGACGCGGGAAGTGTACCTGACGGGAGAGGCTAATTTTTCCGTTACGCATACCGTTAACCATCAGAAGTTTGTGGTAAAGACTGGGCAGGAGTTTGATGTGGTGGTTTTGGGGACTGAATTTGTGGTTAATACCCGTCCTGCCGCCGCCAAAGTGGTGCTCAACAAAGGCAAAGTGCAACTGCGCTATCAGGAAGGAAACGCCCAAAAACAACTCACCATGAAACCCGGCGATCTGGTCACGATGGAGGCCGGGGGAAAGGCCAGGCTCCGTCAAATTGCCAAACCCCAAAACTATGCCGCCTGGCAGGAGCACCGTTTTGTATTTGAAGAAACCACGCTCAAAGAAGTAGCCCAGCTCTTTGAAGATAATTTTGGGATACCCGTTGAAATTCCCGAAACGGAGTTAGCCCAATGGACGCTTTCTGGCTCTTTTACGGCCAATAATGCCGAAGAATTGCTGGAAACCCTCACCGAAGCCGCCAATCTATCGTACCGAAAAGAAGAAAACAAGATCATCATTACCACCAATCCATAA
- a CDS encoding RNA polymerase sigma-70 factor, translated as MRPFRQDMQEDEDKEQSLFKRNDLGKPSAKQAVLDPELMIRKAFEANADAGIALLFQYYYPLLCSHAVRYVSSKAIAEDIVSDIFYEFHSEHLYRTITTSYRAFLFTSVRHRAFDYVRSEMRRNTSLDSANHHLSPSASEPDSIIQYEELYHDVENAISNMPLKRRQIYVMHRFEGKKYQEIATELNLSLRTIEAHLYQAIRQIRTSLKDKWLMLMLLMGNDWF; from the coding sequence ATGAGACCGTTTAGGCAGGATATGCAAGAGGATGAAGATAAGGAACAATCGCTTTTTAAAAGAAACGATTTAGGGAAGCCATCGGCTAAACAGGCCGTACTTGATCCCGAATTGATGATTCGAAAAGCTTTTGAGGCCAATGCCGACGCGGGTATAGCGCTGCTGTTTCAGTATTATTATCCGCTGCTTTGCAGCCATGCCGTGCGTTATGTATCCTCAAAAGCCATTGCCGAAGATATCGTTTCGGATATTTTTTACGAGTTTCATTCCGAGCATCTTTACCGAACCATTACCACTTCCTACCGTGCATTTTTGTTTACCTCTGTACGCCACCGGGCTTTTGATTATGTGCGCAGCGAAATGCGCCGCAATACTTCTCTCGACAGCGCTAACCACCATCTAAGCCCTTCGGCATCGGAGCCAGATTCCATCATTCAGTATGAAGAGTTGTATCATGATGTAGAAAATGCCATCAGTAATATGCCCCTCAAACGTCGGCAGATTTATGTCATGCACCGTTTTGAAGGTAAGAAATACCAGGAAATTGCCACGGAGTTAAACCTTTCGCTTCGCACCATTGAAGCGCATTTATACCAGGCCATCCGCCAGATTCGGACATCGCTGAAAGACAAATGGTTGATGCTGATGCTCTTGATGGGCAATGATTGGTTTTAA
- a CDS encoding DUF2911 domain-containing protein yields the protein MQKYVKKSLSLLTVLSVYFVVHQAIAQDKATRPSPPAQVVQKVGNATVTVSYGQPSVKGRKVWGELVPYGQVWRTGANEATTFEVDQDVKIEGQNLSAGKYGFFTLPTENEWTIIFNKIPNQWGAFKYDANQDALRVSVKPKKSAAFNEKLVYTISPKGTVGILWENVEVDFKVK from the coding sequence ATGCAAAAGTATGTAAAAAAATCCCTGTCGCTACTCACCGTTTTGTCGGTTTATTTTGTTGTCCATCAAGCCATTGCCCAAGACAAAGCCACCCGTCCGAGCCCGCCAGCGCAGGTAGTGCAAAAGGTAGGAAACGCGACCGTAACCGTCAGTTACGGTCAACCTTCCGTCAAAGGTCGCAAGGTGTGGGGCGAGCTGGTTCCCTACGGTCAGGTGTGGCGTACGGGAGCCAACGAAGCCACCACATTTGAAGTGGACCAAGACGTCAAAATTGAAGGTCAAAACCTCTCCGCTGGCAAGTACGGTTTTTTTACCCTTCCTACCGAAAACGAGTGGACCATCATCTTTAACAAAATTCCTAATCAGTGGGGCGCGTTCAAGTACGACGCTAATCAGGACGCACTAAGGGTGAGTGTTAAACCTAAAAAGTCGGCGGCGTTTAACGAAAAATTGGTCTACACCATCTCCCCCAAAGGTACCGTGGGCATCTTATGGGAAAACGTGGAAGTTGATTTTAAAGTGAAGTAA
- a CDS encoding alpha/beta hydrolase — protein sequence MAQKDTVIVKNITYAEADGKKLTLDIYKLRAQKEPYLIVWIHGGAWHSGSKENPPLGMLTHGYALASVDFRASTEKAFPGPVHDIKAAIRFLRANAAQYGYKSDKIIIWGASSGGHLAALVATTNNNPTLEGTLGNFLTTSSSVQACIDFFGPTNLLTILSQSTPHGLNVRLPALAILLGKPVEQVPELAKAASPVYQVSASAPPLFIVHGEQDNQVPINQSIELMSAYKSKNLPVQIEFIPNAGHSGPAYGTKELMNKISAFLKEMQF from the coding sequence ATGGCCCAGAAAGACACAGTAATTGTCAAAAACATCACCTATGCCGAAGCCGACGGCAAAAAATTAACGTTAGATATTTACAAACTCAGAGCGCAAAAGGAGCCTTATTTGATTGTGTGGATTCACGGCGGGGCGTGGCATTCGGGTAGTAAAGAAAATCCGCCATTGGGGATGTTAACGCATGGCTACGCGCTGGCAAGCGTTGATTTTCGGGCCAGTACCGAAAAAGCGTTTCCTGGGCCTGTCCACGATATCAAAGCGGCTATTCGTTTTTTGCGGGCCAATGCCGCCCAATACGGTTATAAATCAGACAAAATCATCATTTGGGGCGCTTCCTCTGGTGGGCATTTGGCCGCCTTGGTCGCCACCACCAACAACAATCCCACGCTCGAAGGAACACTCGGAAATTTTCTCACTACTTCCTCATCCGTGCAGGCTTGCATTGATTTCTTTGGCCCTACCAACCTGCTGACCATCCTGAGCCAATCAACGCCGCACGGGCTGAATGTGCGTTTGCCTGCCTTGGCAATCCTATTGGGCAAACCCGTGGAGCAGGTGCCTGAATTGGCCAAAGCCGCCAGCCCAGTTTATCAGGTCAGTGCAAGTGCCCCTCCCCTTTTTATTGTACATGGCGAGCAAGACAATCAGGTCCCCATCAACCAATCCATCGAGTTGATGAGTGCCTACAAAAGCAAAAACCTGCCCGTTCAAATCGAATTTATCCCCAACGCGGGGCACTCCGGCCCGGCGTATGGAACCAAAGAGTTGATGAATAAAATATCTGCTTTTTTGAAGGAAATGCAGTTTTAG
- a CDS encoding PVC-type heme-binding CxxCH protein has product MRIRIKGLLIAVGLMLIVFSSFQFNQSNTLTVGNGAHISLIGNNLGSRMMNYGHFETEMHVRYPENSLVIRNMCDGGDTPGFRPHASRNSPWAFPGAEKFQTEYANYSNSEGHFDTPDQWLTRLKTDIIVAFFGFNESYQGKAGLANYKAELDAFIKHTLSQKYNGTTPPQLALVSPIAFEDLSAMYDLPNGKKENENLLLYTKAMQEVADQNNVLFVDAFTPSQKWYNESKEPLTIDGLQLNEAGYKKLSILLTDQLFGKTAAKAEANRKLVHDAVMEKNWMWHNDYKIPNGVHVYGRRYNPFGPDNYPAEIKKIREMTDIRDKAIWLAASKGEKTDLAAADKNTTPLPPVKTNFNPEKNGSLTYLYGQDALNKLKVPAGYKIELFASEAEFNDLANPVQMSFDNKGRLWVATMPSYPHYKPGDAKPNDKILILEDTNGDGKADKQTVFVDGLHLPLGFEIAKEGVYVSQGTNLKLFTDTNGDDKADKVEILLSGFDDHDTHHNSSAFCADPSGAIYTGEGVFLHTNVETPYGPVRATNGGFYRYAPQLHKLERTAQLAIPNPWGIAFDDWGQPFFAETSSPDVRWMLPGSVLPRYGQATHKSFQLIEKDHMVRPTSGLEFLWSRHFPDEVQGDMLINNTIGFLGTKQHQIWDDGTGYKTKHRQDLIVSEDRNFRPVDMEIAPDGSLYVIDWHNILIGHMQHNARDPLRDHVHGRVYRVTYPSRPLVTPAKIDGASVDALLDNLKLPEYRTRYRTRRELRGRDAAEVLPKITKWAAGLNKADARYEHHLLEGLWVSWGLDKVDQKLLRQLLKAKDYRVRAAAVQVVRYTGHQVADQAALLMQAVKDENPRVRLVAIVATSWIGKEKGLPILAEAKKKPLDEWMIHAHETAVAHLNGENVAKKKEAEVVSALKGAELEAFKLGKTIYSKEGYCITCHQADGKGLSASGFPPLAGKWVQGNEERLIKIVLKGLLGPIEVSGKQYPGQVPMTPFGGLLNDKEVAAVLTYVRNSFGNKASAISPEKVKAVRAATASQSDIYTSSKLLKEHPLE; this is encoded by the coding sequence ATGAGAATACGTATCAAGGGATTGCTCATCGCCGTTGGATTGATGTTGATTGTTTTCAGCTCTTTCCAATTCAATCAATCCAATACTCTGACAGTTGGAAATGGGGCCCACATTTCACTGATTGGCAATAATTTGGGGTCACGAATGATGAATTACGGTCACTTTGAAACCGAAATGCACGTTCGCTATCCAGAGAATTCACTTGTTATCCGCAACATGTGCGATGGCGGTGATACTCCAGGTTTTCGTCCGCACGCCAGCAGAAATTCGCCTTGGGCGTTTCCCGGGGCTGAAAAATTTCAGACCGAATACGCCAACTACTCAAATAGCGAGGGCCACTTTGACACACCCGACCAATGGCTTACTCGTCTTAAAACGGACATTATCGTGGCTTTTTTTGGGTTCAATGAATCCTATCAGGGAAAAGCAGGATTGGCCAACTACAAAGCAGAACTTGATGCATTTATCAAACATACCCTGAGCCAAAAATACAATGGAACAACGCCGCCGCAATTGGCGCTCGTTTCACCCATTGCGTTTGAAGATTTATCGGCTATGTACGACTTGCCCAATGGCAAAAAGGAGAATGAAAACTTGCTCTTGTACACCAAAGCCATGCAGGAAGTAGCCGACCAAAACAACGTGCTTTTTGTGGATGCTTTTACGCCTTCGCAAAAATGGTACAATGAAAGCAAAGAGCCGCTGACCATCGATGGATTGCAACTCAATGAAGCTGGTTATAAAAAACTGAGCATTTTATTGACGGACCAACTGTTTGGAAAAACCGCCGCTAAAGCCGAAGCCAACCGCAAATTGGTGCACGATGCCGTCATGGAGAAAAACTGGATGTGGCACAATGACTATAAAATCCCGAATGGGGTACACGTGTACGGGCGTCGCTACAATCCGTTTGGCCCCGACAACTATCCCGCTGAGATTAAGAAAATTCGGGAAATGACCGATATTCGTGACAAAGCCATTTGGTTAGCCGCTTCTAAAGGCGAGAAAACAGACCTTGCCGCCGCCGACAAAAACACTACACCGTTGCCTCCCGTTAAAACCAACTTCAATCCCGAGAAAAACGGTAGTCTTACCTACCTCTACGGACAAGATGCGCTCAACAAGCTGAAAGTGCCAGCGGGCTATAAAATTGAGCTTTTTGCTTCAGAAGCTGAGTTTAATGACTTAGCCAATCCCGTACAAATGTCTTTTGATAACAAAGGACGTTTGTGGGTCGCAACGATGCCGAGCTATCCGCACTATAAGCCGGGAGATGCTAAACCCAATGACAAAATCTTGATTTTAGAAGACACCAACGGTGACGGTAAAGCCGATAAACAGACAGTGTTTGTCGATGGTTTGCACCTGCCGCTTGGTTTTGAAATAGCCAAAGAAGGGGTGTACGTTTCTCAGGGAACCAACTTAAAATTGTTTACTGATACCAACGGAGATGACAAGGCCGATAAAGTAGAAATTCTCCTGAGCGGTTTTGACGACCACGATACCCATCACAACAGTAGCGCGTTTTGCGCCGATCCTTCGGGAGCTATTTATACGGGAGAAGGAGTGTTTTTACACACCAATGTAGAAACACCTTACGGCCCTGTTCGGGCTACCAACGGAGGGTTTTACCGTTATGCTCCACAATTGCATAAATTGGAACGCACCGCCCAATTGGCAATTCCTAACCCTTGGGGGATTGCTTTTGACGATTGGGGACAGCCTTTCTTTGCTGAAACTTCCAGCCCTGACGTTCGTTGGATGTTGCCCGGCTCGGTGTTGCCGCGCTACGGACAGGCTACGCATAAGTCATTCCAATTGATTGAAAAAGACCACATGGTACGTCCCACGTCTGGACTGGAGTTTTTGTGGAGCCGTCATTTTCCTGATGAAGTACAGGGAGATATGCTTATCAATAATACTATCGGATTTTTGGGTACAAAACAGCACCAAATTTGGGACGACGGTACGGGCTACAAGACCAAACATCGCCAAGATTTGATTGTGAGTGAAGACCGTAATTTCCGCCCCGTTGACATGGAAATTGCACCTGATGGCTCGTTGTATGTTATTGACTGGCATAATATTCTTATCGGCCACATGCAGCACAACGCCCGTGACCCTCTACGCGATCATGTCCATGGAAGAGTGTACCGCGTTACTTACCCTTCTCGGCCGCTAGTAACTCCTGCCAAGATAGACGGCGCAAGCGTTGATGCACTTTTGGATAATCTCAAATTGCCCGAATACCGTACCCGCTACCGTACCCGTCGTGAATTGAGAGGTAGAGATGCTGCCGAAGTATTGCCAAAAATAACGAAATGGGCAGCAGGTTTGAACAAAGCCGATGCGCGTTACGAACATCATCTACTGGAAGGACTGTGGGTAAGTTGGGGATTGGATAAAGTAGACCAAAAACTGCTGCGCCAATTGCTCAAAGCCAAAGATTACCGCGTTAGAGCGGCGGCGGTTCAGGTGGTACGCTACACTGGGCACCAAGTAGCTGACCAAGCGGCGTTGCTGATGCAGGCGGTCAAAGATGAAAACCCGAGAGTGCGGTTGGTGGCGATTGTTGCTACTTCGTGGATTGGCAAAGAAAAAGGATTGCCTATTCTGGCCGAAGCCAAAAAGAAACCGTTGGACGAGTGGATGATTCATGCCCACGAAACAGCAGTAGCGCACTTGAATGGAGAAAATGTTGCTAAGAAAAAAGAAGCAGAAGTCGTTTCGGCGTTGAAAGGAGCTGAATTGGAGGCTTTCAAGTTGGGAAAAACCATTTACAGCAAAGAAGGCTACTGTATTACCTGTCACCAAGCGGATGGTAAGGGGCTTTCAGCGTCTGGCTTCCCGCCACTTGCGGGCAAATGGGTGCAGGGAAATGAGGAGCGCTTAATCAAAATCGTGTTGAAAGGATTGCTCGGTCCGATTGAAGTAAGCGGGAAACAATACCCTGGGCAAGTACCGATGACGCCTTTTGGCGGTCTATTGAATGATAAGGAGGTGGCCGCTGTATTGACTTACGTACGGAACTCGTTTGGCAATAAAGCCTCTGCGATTTCGCCCGAAAAAGTCAAAGCAGTACGCGCTGCCACGGCCAGCCAAAGCGATATTTATACTTCTTCAAAATTGTTGAAAGAACATCCTTTGGAATAA
- a CDS encoding ThuA domain-containing protein, with product MIKRTVSRIVANHWFSGLFLMLGIVAVSAFDSPQKTAPPKKKPLVVFVAGDHEYGGEQTLPLIAAELEKNYGVRTKVLKSFPDQNAEKNIPGLEALREADLAVFFLRWRQLPPDQLQYLDEYLNSGKPVMGFRTSTHAFNFPKGHASEAWNAFGERAFGSPPGWGKAGHTHYGHKSTTDVTVIAEAAKHPILTGVPSAFHAASWLYRVRPDYPPQDATPLLMGKSVNPDKAAIDNPVAWTWKNKANAKVFFTTLGHPEDFQQEGVQRLTINAIHWLLGKPVPKKWKGKMEINVPYRGIVN from the coding sequence ATGATAAAGCGTACTGTAAGTCGTATTGTTGCCAACCATTGGTTTTCGGGGCTGTTCCTAATGTTAGGGATTGTGGCCGTTTCCGCCTTTGATTCTCCCCAAAAAACAGCTCCGCCAAAAAAGAAACCGTTGGTCGTTTTTGTGGCTGGCGATCATGAATACGGCGGCGAACAAACCCTCCCGCTCATTGCGGCTGAATTAGAAAAAAACTACGGCGTACGTACCAAAGTACTCAAGTCATTTCCTGACCAAAATGCCGAAAAAAATATCCCTGGTTTAGAAGCGCTCCGCGAAGCAGATTTGGCGGTGTTTTTCTTGCGCTGGCGTCAATTGCCGCCCGACCAACTCCAATACCTCGACGAATACCTTAATTCTGGCAAGCCAGTGATGGGTTTTCGAACTTCTACGCACGCATTTAATTTCCCCAAAGGACACGCTTCCGAAGCTTGGAATGCGTTTGGAGAAAGGGCTTTTGGGTCGCCTCCAGGCTGGGGCAAAGCGGGCCACACCCACTACGGACACAAAAGTACCACCGACGTAACGGTGATTGCCGAAGCAGCCAAGCACCCGATTCTGACGGGCGTACCTTCTGCTTTTCACGCGGCTTCGTGGTTGTACCGCGTTCGCCCCGATTATCCGCCGCAGGATGCCACCCCACTGCTGATGGGAAAATCAGTAAATCCTGACAAGGCCGCCATTGATAATCCAGTAGCTTGGACGTGGAAAAATAAAGCCAATGCCAAAGTGTTTTTTACGACGCTGGGGCACCCCGAAGATTTTCAACAAGAAGGTGTTCAGCGGCTCACCATCAACGCAATACATTGGTTGTTGGGCAAACCCGTTCCTAAAAAATGGAAAGGTAAAATGGAAATAAATGTGCCTTACCGAGGTATTGTAAACTAG
- a CDS encoding RagB/SusD family nutrient uptake outer membrane protein yields MKYTIKFFSQLILSGTLVLCGVSCSDFLEEPDRSNFTMENYFTKPEHAESVVNSIYENLRNVLGGGFGGAPWMMLEFATGLANTELGQAQNSIFVRNLVNNSDNGYGATYWTSHYRGIANANLAIAKIPGISMNEAAKKRYLGEARFLRALYYYDLVRIFGNISLITEPVDLKSPDLYPTQVSPEEVYKVIVADLIEAEASGLPYTDATGRVSLGAVKSLLSSVYLTMAGFPLQKGAEYYKKAADKAKEVVDSGKFSLFPSYDDLRNPAKKNIGENIFMAQYVAFVLPSNWQTSIIPYNQGISAYTDETGAIFANKEFVESYENGDKRAAEKQFYYTSFSLRSDRTKTRNLGGYYLYKHFDTEAQLSTTSSGLNWTMMRYAEVLLTYAEAENEANGPSAAAYEAVNAIRRRAQLPDLAGLTKVQLREAIWKERWHELSFENKTWYDMTRLRKAFNVTTKKFEDFAGHKFSYGPVLKERELLFPIPTAEIRNNNKLKQNSGY; encoded by the coding sequence ATGAAATACACTATAAAGTTTTTTAGTCAACTGATACTGAGCGGAACATTGGTTTTGTGCGGGGTGAGCTGCTCCGATTTTTTAGAAGAGCCCGATCGTTCAAATTTTACGATGGAAAACTATTTCACCAAGCCCGAACACGCCGAAAGTGTGGTGAACTCCATTTACGAAAACCTTCGGAACGTGTTGGGAGGTGGATTTGGCGGCGCGCCATGGATGATGCTGGAATTTGCCACTGGCTTGGCCAACACCGAGTTGGGGCAGGCCCAAAACAGCATTTTTGTGCGAAATCTGGTTAATAACTCAGACAATGGTTACGGTGCCACGTACTGGACCAGCCACTATCGGGGCATTGCCAACGCAAATCTAGCGATTGCGAAAATACCAGGCATTTCGATGAATGAAGCCGCTAAGAAGCGTTATTTGGGCGAAGCACGATTCCTGCGGGCGTTGTATTACTATGATTTGGTGCGCATCTTCGGCAACATTTCGCTCATTACAGAGCCAGTTGATTTGAAATCGCCCGATTTATATCCTACGCAGGTATCGCCAGAAGAGGTATATAAGGTAATCGTAGCCGATTTGATTGAGGCGGAAGCTTCCGGCTTGCCGTACACAGATGCCACTGGGCGTGTGTCTTTAGGGGCGGTTAAGTCGCTGCTGTCGAGTGTATACCTTACCATGGCAGGATTCCCCTTGCAAAAAGGCGCTGAATACTACAAAAAAGCGGCTGATAAGGCCAAGGAAGTAGTTGATTCTGGCAAATTTAGCCTGTTCCCGTCGTATGATGATTTGCGTAATCCCGCCAAAAAGAACATCGGCGAAAACATTTTCATGGCGCAATATGTCGCTTTCGTATTGCCTTCCAATTGGCAAACATCCATTATTCCGTACAATCAGGGGATTTCGGCCTATACGGATGAAACTGGGGCTATTTTTGCCAATAAAGAATTCGTAGAATCGTACGAAAATGGAGACAAACGAGCGGCCGAAAAGCAATTTTATTACACTTCTTTCTCACTGCGGAGCGACCGTACCAAAACCCGAAATTTGGGAGGGTATTACCTGTACAAACACTTCGATACCGAAGCCCAACTCAGCACCACAAGCAGTGGCCTGAACTGGACAATGATGCGTTATGCGGAGGTTTTGTTGACCTATGCCGAAGCCGAAAACGAAGCAAATGGCCCGTCGGCAGCGGCGTATGAAGCTGTGAATGCCATTCGCCGACGTGCTCAACTACCCGATTTGGCTGGTTTAACCAAAGTGCAACTCAGAGAAGCGATTTGGAAAGAGCGTTGGCATGAGCTGAGTTTTGAGAACAAAACTTGGTACGACATGACCCGCCTACGCAAAGCGTTTAACGTGACAACCAAGAAGTTTGAGGATTTTGCAGGGCACAAGTTTTCATACGGCCCCGTGCTCAAAGAAAGAGAATTGCTGTTTCCGATCCCCACCGCCGAAATTCGCAACAACAATAAGTTGAAGCAGAATTCGGGTTATTGA